The genomic region TGGATAGCCCGGCCATCCAGCACCCAGGCGAAATGCATCTCACCTTTTCCTGTTTGGCCGACCACGCCTTCGGGCTGATAACCTGTCCAATCGACATCCCAATCGCCGACAAACTGTCCAAAGAGCTGGAGTTTGTCGGCCAATTCGGGATGCGGCCCAGAGGCAAGCAGCCCTTCCAGGACTGTCCCTGGCTGAGAGGGAATGCCATCCCCAGGCAGCCTCATCTCCACCCGCTTCCAGATGCCTGGATAGTCCAAGACCAGTCCCTGGGCATCAACCGGCAGATCAGCGGTAAAATTGCTCTCCACACCTTCGTAGCGGTAGATCCCGCCAGAAGCTGTGCGGGAAAGGCAGGTATACCGCTGCCGAACCGGGCGGACGGAAAGATCTGGAACGGTAAAATAGACGACCAGAAGATCCCTGCCCTCGCCAGGTGCGAGCGCCAGGCGGCGAAGGGGAAGCGTGTTGGTAAAGGGGGTGCAGGAAATATCAATATCCAGGCAGCCATCCAGGGCTGAGCAGGCAACGCCTGCGGCATCTGTCCAGTGCCCCTGACCATCAGTAGACAGATGCACAGTCCGGCCTTGCTCTCCGTCAACCTTAAGGAGACATTCCCGAACGTTCCAGCCGCGATCCACCCATACCTGATACCAAAGGCGAAAGGGGGTAGTGTCCTCAATGCCAAGCACGAGACTGTCGGCGACAATACCCGTGTCGTTTTCCACCAGGTGTAACTGCTCCAGGCCGGGCAGTTCTAGAGGGGTCCACCAGACATGAGATTCCATCGAAATACCTCCATTGTTGTTAACCAGCAATCATGATATGATAGTAACATGAGCTAAACAAACATGTCAAGAGCAAAATCATTTAGGCGGTTAACATGAGAACCGAAGACAGTCA from Ktedonobacterales bacterium harbors:
- a CDS encoding putative glycolipid-binding domain-containing protein, with protein sequence MESHVWWTPLELPGLEQLHLVENDTGIVADSLVLGIEDTTPFRLWYQVWVDRGWNVRECLLKVDGEQGRTVHLSTDGQGHWTDAAGVACSALDGCLDIDISCTPFTNTLPLRRLALAPGEGRDLLVVYFTVPDLSVRPVRQRYTCLSRTASGGIYRYEGVESNFTADLPVDAQGLVLDYPGIWKRVEMRLPGDGIPSQPGTVLEGLLASGPHPELADKLQLFGQFVGDWDVDWTGYQPEGVVGQTGKGEMHFAWVLDGRAIQDVWIFPTRENLRRGQPIVEWGSTLRFYDPSIDAWKISWHGPVNQVVRTLTARPVGDEIWIEGPNLKGQPLRWIFSQITSRSFHWSNFVSEDDGQTWRMQEELEAQRVG